Genomic window (Rosa chinensis cultivar Old Blush chromosome 6, RchiOBHm-V2, whole genome shotgun sequence):
acaaagcctcctcggagcaaaccttcaacctcgttgaaacccggtgaccgcgcgtCAGTCCTAGtatctccaagagccgactgtcagcatcaccagatcaacccggcgaccgtgcttccagccctagtctcctcgcgagccgactgccagtgctactgccacagatactaccagcgaagcaagggtaacgccctcgcaacccagcgaagctaaagatatgctttagcaaaccccgtgATTTCTCAAgatttcccagtgattgctctgctcaacctacaacgttgagtattgATTTAgtgaccgaagagatcacacccaaagtccttatccgtaaggcaaaagtcctttcccgaaaggctagagaagaaccttgtggcgaggttggtgctctcctcgtccacagcgcttgaagaagaagtcaggtcaagggactaccccgacgactgcaccccacggtgctggcacgcctgcgcaatcacacgctcaaaagagacagtttgcacccctaCCGGATTTTCGTGTCAAACAGTACTTAATTACATAAGCAATTGTAAGCATAATTAGCTTATCGGGGTCAGTCCCAGTATGCCGCCAAACGGTCTATCACCTTAGCTCAGGCTCAGGTCAAGATCATCTCTGACGCGACGTCACTCGCCACGTTAAGACCATCTCGCTGAGGTATCAGATGGTGTAAATTGATGCATTTTAGTCCCACATCTGAAACCAAATGGAGTTCACTCTCCTCTTCACCTATAAAAAATCAATTCCTCTCTCTTTATTGATTACGTATTTATTACCCATCTAACAtcattctgtcaacataaatatattgatTAACTTAGACATTGGAGTAGCAAAGACCGGCAATCACAGTCTCCCTCTGAACCctgtgtatttcatttgacaggtgaTGCTACTGCTATCTATCCTCTTCTAGCGGCCCAGCGCTACCAAGGTTTGACTACCGCCAGAACTGAGCATTAACATCTAATACACCTTGACATGTTCAATCAACACATGAGGTTGATCCCAAGCCACTAATCCCAGTTGCAGGCTTGATCATAGTCTTCCTGTTCCTCATGGTGACTGTCCCTTTATCTGGTGGTCGTATTGACTCCTGTTATCACATTCATAGCTGCCCTCCAAGGTGTCATAACTCTTGCTAGAGCTTCCGCCTACATCTTCATGCAATGTGTTGGATCAATTGAATGTGATGGACCATAATGCCGTCCAAGAGTACTACGTACGTGGTTGTATATATAACCAATGGCGTAGGCACGCAAACGGCATTGGCATTAGAATTTGCTTTGCACATTTGTGTCTCTTTGTTGGGGCCACTCTGACATCTGACGAGAAAAGGAGCAAAGTAACATGGTTCGGCAATGGTGTGTCTTGTGGTGTGGTCCGTCTGTACGGTAAAGGCCAAATTGTGTATGAGCCACTACCACTTTGACAGGCTCCATTCCCTTCACGGTGTACAAATTTTACGGTTAAGGTCAAGCCTTTACAGCATCAAACATAATCAACCAAAACAAAGAAGTGAATGCATCTGATATTTGAACATTAATAACTTCTGATTAGCATGAGTACTACATATAGTTATAACTGAGCAGCACAACAAGCTTGTGGTAATAAtcatttcttaatcaaaactTTATTGTCGCTTTTATCTCTGTGCCGCTTGATATATATCCAAGAGAGCTGTGCTAGCTCTTATATAACTAGGTAGTTGGCTGTACTTGCAACAGTGTCGAAGCAGCGGCAAGGGGCTCGTGCACGACTGAATTAGAATAAACAGAGATGGGACTGCCCTCCAATTGCAACATGATACTCCCCAGGATTTCAGTTAATATCTTCTTGAACTCGTCTTCTTTAAGCAGCTTTGCATCATCTGCATTCGTCAGGTTGAACACATCCAAAACAATCTTGTCCATCTGCAGATTTTATAGCAAAAAATGATCAAGCTTCGGGACAACTGAAGAAAGCGTATCTGAATCTCAGACCAAGCATATGAAAATAGGTATATGATAATTGACAGAGTACCTGCTCAACTGCACCAAGAGGCGGAAGACCAGCTGATGGAGCCACGGCATCCAGTGCAACACGCAAATACTCCTTCGATATTTTCCCAGTGCGATCTTTTGGCAGAGTCTCAATAGCTACATTCAATGTCTGCATTTTACAACAAATTGTAAAAAGTACTTTCTCAATCTAATTGATGCAAACCAATCTACATATAGAGAAGATGTATTCATGAGATAAACCTTGTCTAATTCAAACTTGTTGGATAATAATCTCTTAATGCCACTTCCATCAAAGGTATTTTCACTGTGGGCTACAATCACATGCTGCTCCCTAAGAAGTTGAGCCACATGCTCGGCCACTTTCTTGAATTCAACTAGGAATGTTTCTTGAGAGACAGGCTTGTTCCAGTCAGGGCCAGCGCATGATTGCAGAGCAGGTTCCACAATATTGCTCACAACCTAAAGAAAAATTAACAATCAAAGAGGCAAAGACAGGAAAAGAGTAGTCAACCAGTTAGTACCAAAAGAAGTTACACTGTTAAAGGAACCAGCACCCAGCAGCAGTCATTTTATTTCTACTGAATTCGATTATAGAACTATTGGTACTAAAGGTAAAAATTGTAAAAGATAAGTACCCAAGGGTCTGATGAAGGGGGCATCCCTTGTTCAACTGTGAGCAGTTCAAAAGCTTTGATAATACAGTCTTGGAGGGTTCCAGCAGCTGACTCTATCAGAGAGTGTGCAGCCACCATTTCTGCTTCAAAAGTTGGTCCATTGATGTATTCTAGGAGGTCTTCTCCATCAATGCGGAGAATCACAATAGGGTCTCGCTTCAAACCAGCAGCCATGCCTAGTAGAATATCAGAAAGAACTTCTTTGAACTCGACCTTGCTCACTTTTTCTTGTTTGCCATGAGTGAATTCATTCAATACCTAAGCACATAAACACATTTTTCTCTTCAGTGTGTACAATTTATGCATATAAGAGGCAGGATTTAAACTGGTTGGCACCATACAGTTACTCTCAAATGATATCTAACTAAATGGCTTTCTTTCTTAGTGCACAATGATTCAATCTACAATGATTTGTTTCCCTCAGAGTTATACTTCCAGTGCATCTTGATTGATCTACCCTCATCCATCAACAACAAGATcctaattattattataatcACAAATTTCTTCAACAAAGATATCATATTATCTTTGGATTACCTGTTTGAGGGGCAAGAGAATAATTCTCCTCCTGATTCCGCAATCATTATGAGATTAACGGTTGACATATTGTTTAAGTAACATATACTTTTGTTAATAAAGTACAGCAGCATTAGGTAAGGTTGGTACTTTGCTCAAAAGCAAGACACTGAAAGAAAGCTTTTTTGACCACTCCCATACTAAACCACTACCTTTGAAAAAACAGGCAGGCACTAGTCCCCTCATAGAATATTAATGGTACATTATGGCTGAAGTCACACCGAATCTACTTACATAAAATAAAGGTTATGCAAAGTTGCAAACAAACTTTCCAGAGAGTTTTGTCACCAGATTCCTCCTAGCATAAGAGGACATAAATAAAAAAGCAAAGTCTTAGCCCAAGTGGGATTAGAAGAATCAAAGTCTGATAATATAAAACTCCGACAAAGTTTGATCATAGGTTGGGTGCTTCTCGAGCTAGCTAGAAATAGAAATTCTGGATAGAACAAAGAAAGCAAGCATTGCACTAGTCCCCTCATAGAATATTAATGGTACATTATGGCTTAAGTCACACCGAATCTACTTACATAAAATAAAGGTTATGCAAACAAACTTTCCTGAGAGTTTTGTCACCAGATTCATCCTAGCATAAGAGGACATAAATAAAAAAGCAAAGCCTTAGCCCAAGTGGGATTAGAAGAATCAAAGTTTGATAATATAAAACTCCGACAAAGTTTGATCATAGGTTGGGTGCTTCTCGAGCTAGCTAGAAATAGAAATTCTGGATAGAACAAAGAAAGCAAGCATTGCTATCTCCGTCTTTAAACATTAAGAATTTGTTAGGACTGAGGACTCTAAAATAATATGAGGCATCACAACAAAAGAATGACAACATATGTGATTATATCTATTCATACAAAGATAATAGTCGGTAGAGTTTTGGGTGACACCGACAACACATATGTAAAAGCTCCAAAGTCAAAAAACAGACGTGGCATTTTTATATTATGCATCTGTTGCAAGTTTGCAAGCTTAATTTGAGGGAGTTGTCTTAATCACTACTGCTTCTAATAGTCCTAGCCAGTTAGAGAACAGGAATTTAAGACAATCCCAGTTCTCCTGCCATGAATTATATCATTTGCTTGATTAAGCACTGTTGGCACAACCAAAAATAGGACAACTCTTTCATAACTATAGACAATCCATCTAAAGAATTTCACATCTTAATTCATGGAAATTATGAACCTTTCAACAGTTATGGAGTTGCTTAACCTCTTCATTTTCACAACAGGAAAAAATTCAAGCATTGTACCCAACAATCCcacaaaaaatgaaagaaaattataaaaacaaCCAACAATTATAAATCTCTCACACTAGCAATAATTCAGAATGTAATGTGTAATCCAACTTTACTTTCCCACAATACTCATAGTTTGGCAAGTTGATAACAGAACCTTATAGCCATGTAAAGTTTTAATATTTAAACAAAACAATGAACTTTCTACACAGCAATGACAGAAGAAACAAACCAGAGCAAACCcagatgttaaaaaaaaaaaaaaaaattggagaatgaagaagaaatgaaccTCAGAGTAGATGTGGTCAGAGTCAGGGGAAGATCCCTGAACAGGTAAGCCAAGAGCAGCACCAATATCAGCAACAGCAGGCTGAAGCTCGTTCACAGAAAGCTGACCATCTCTGTCTCTATCCAGCTCCTCAAACTTATGGTCCACGAAGTGGCTGAACACCTCTTTGTTCTCAACCAACTCCATTATATCCGAACCGTCTAGAACCTCTCCCCCACTAGTGCCAGTCTTCTTTGGATTCGTCTCCATTCGCTGTTTCCTCTTCTCTAGCTAGCTTTCTTGTGAGCCTTTGTGTCAGCTTTGCTTGTGAGTCTCGTGAGTCGGTACACGAGCTAAAGGTGCAAGAGGGTTCTCTGCTTTTTAAGCCTtgttctgcttctgcttcttcttcttcttctgggtcaCTCTAGTTTGGTCTGGTGGCTCCTGAGGCTTAAAATTCTTAAATAGGGAGAGAGGTTGTGTGTGTGTACTCGTGGGGGTGTTTTGTGGAACTGTGCACAACCAATGGTAAACCACTGCCTTGGCTATTAGCCTATTAGGCATGTTTGCTTTTAGCTTTCGTTTTCAAAACGCAATTCTTTTGGAACTTTTTTTATGGGGAGATGAAACAGaggataagaaaaagaaaatgaacgaGCTAAGCTCTTCTTGCGTTTTAGGATTCGAACAAAGTCAAAACACATGATGCAAGGGATTATGTCTTTCAGAGAGGTATATTGATGCAATGGTTGAAATGGTAAGTAATCAAAAATTGAGTCACCACTAAGTTAGATTAGAGATTTTATTTCTCTTCAATGTAACGATAAATTAAAATTTGTATGATCTTATACtttgaacaaaataaataaactatCAATTGAGAATAGGGAACAAAGTTATAACTTAATCTATAAAAACATATGTATTTAACTATTTATACGTATCGAAGAAGAAATGTCAAACTTTATTTCAAATGCAACAATGTTATTTAAAAACACCACGTTAAATGGGGCTTCTTCTGTCGATTCCCTAAAGATAATATAACACTTAGTACAATAGTATCATTATGTACACAACCAAACTTAAAATATAATACAAGAAATAAGTCTTAAAACGATAATATGTCCTAAGGTTTAACTGTGTGACATATTTCTCCCTTAACCAAGTGTGTCACTTCCGTAATAAGACCCGAAGGTACTTATTTTGCAATATGCAAAGATGATATGAATATCGGAATAAATGCTTGTTTACGTCAATTATTGAAActtttacaaaatatagacaattTGAATGTGTTCTTTTTAATCATTTAAATTTAATagttttaataataaaaattctTAATTAGCCTTTTTTTCGTGCGatcaaagaaaaaattgaaattatacACATCGATCCCTAaaattaaacatatatataacttaGTAGTATTGATTCCTTATTCCATTATTCGATTGAAGAAAATTAATACTCGTAAGCAAATTTTCATTCCCTTGTACATCTTATGAACAAGATCAATTTTATTCCCAACACGTCAAGAAAATAAGGACCAAGATTACAACCTCACATGTCGGCATAAAAATAGTATTATTGGGTCTAGTTGTACAATCTCTCTAGGACCATTTTCCATTCTTGACTTTTAACAAAATGTGAAAATGAAAACTGAACCAAACACGGCCTAGTAGAAAAGGAAAGATAGATCCCTATCTTTTGGGCTGTGGTCACAAACTAATGACTGTGCGGCTGTGCCACGTGGGGCGGTCCAATTACGTTGGTTGGGGCCTACCAGACTTAGATTTTCGCTTTTTCTATTGTCGGCTCCTGTCTGTACGACACGTGGTCCTGCCACGGATGCTTTGGACTACGTGTCTTACACGACTCTCCAACACGTGTCGATCAAACGCTGGGCTGCTGAGTACCCGATgacttcacttttttttttttttctcggtcAATGggattcattttcatttttcattggGGCCTAACAGAGAGTGGCAGGCCCAAAAGTTTCAAATCCTCGAGTCCAGTCCACAACTTAGATGCGTATTAGCCCAAagtttatttctcttttttaatATCCTGATTGCTTTTAATATTTCCACTCAAAGAAAATGCATCATTTTAACAATTTTGTCTAGCATTATTGGATCGAAAAACAGAAAAAGTTTGTTTAGCATGAGTGAGATATGAGTATAACGGATTGAGTACACTCTCATATATGATTGAGTAATGACAGTAACGTACAATACTGATGGATATATCTAACTCATACCAATACAAAAGTTGAAATAAgataaaaatgtcacattaaaaAAATATGGATTACAGAAATATGGGTCTAACTCAAAATAGCCAAACCACGTGTAGAAGCTCTTCCCCAATACTTTGACCATAAAAACATACTGAGAATAAATTGAATAGTCCTTAGGAATTTCACTTTAAAAATGGCACAAAAATAGTATCAAGACCCACAAACTCTAGCTCAAAAGAGTAAGGACATTTACCTAGCCAGAAACTAACTAACAAAaccaaataagaaaacaaagaacaatAAAACAATTAAAGCAGATGCAGCAATTAAACAACTATTCTCCACATCAAAGATTCTGACCCCTACCACCCGAGAACCACAGCAGTGAAGTTGGAGACCCCTATTCCCTTAATCACCAATCCAATTCATCCGTACTGAGTTGAGTCCAAGGACTATGGGATGAAATCAGCTGTCCCCATTATTCTATCTCAATTCTGTTCCCTTAACATGATTGGTCCAcagagattaaaaaaatattttcttaatcttttgTTCCATTTTTTAATCTCTGTGGACCAATTATGTTGAGAGGACAAAATTGAGACACAGAAATCTGGGACAGCTGATTTCATCCCCAAAGACTATATCACCATTGCTATCTTTGAGTGAATCCCATTGGCCCAACCCCTCCACCGGCAAACAAGCTTTTAGAACCAATAGGCACCAAAACCAATTCACGCAATTACAGGCCCCGACGCCACCTCAAACCGGCTAGCCATACTTGGAATTTTGAAAGACATAACCTAAAAACTTTCTATAAACGTATAAAATTTGCatattgttcaaggaaaacctaatttgtgtttagcccaaactctaggttacttgacctagtggtaataggatttaattagaaggatctagaatcctaatcaatgtagaattactttccttgtatgattgagattctatgcattgtaatcctctatataaagaggcccctattatcaatgagaatacacagcaaattcctctcaaattcagtttctctaaaacacgttatcagcacgagcctctaaccctgaaaccctaatttcgtagccctcaaaatcctgcaaccaccgccccacatatcgaagccctaatcccaaggagcccagaaccggcggcggaaccaccggaaccggccggaaaacccctGAACCGGCCGTCGGAAAAATCGAACCGGCCCCTGCCCTGTGCTTGCCCTGTGCCTGCCTTGTGCCTGCCCCTGCGAgccctgccgagcagctgccgagatctgccgagccttgtgcctgcatctgccgagacctgccgacagcccctgcaagcctcctgccgagatctgccgagccttgtgcctgcatctgccgagacctgccgacagcccctgcaagCCTCCTGCCGAGAGCTGCCGAGACACCTGCCGAACCCTGCGCACCCTAGTGCCTGCCCCTGTCGACATCTGCCGAAGCCCCTGCAGACCCCCCCTGCGACATCTGCCGATAGCCCCTGCACGAGCCCTGCACAACCTCCGCACAGCTGCTGCACAGCCTCCGCATACCCCCTGCAGCGCCCCTGCACAGCCcggcctagctccggccaccaccaCCGGCCACcaatttccggccacttttccggcgacctccggtgacctttttccggccatctGCAGTAGttttttccggtcaagatttccggctatttttcaaggtaaacttttctaaaagttcccgtttttgaagttttttttaatttcctcttcttttctcggggacttccaacatcccttcttctacccccctttcttcttcataggggagaccaatagccgaactgtgggggttcgtgctcactccaagcttggagcttgtagagtcctccaaacttagagtttgttgagaagaaaacgatcgaccacatacatcgtcgtttcgatctaatccaaaacccctcttggaatcggattttcttggaagcgactacgctcagaaaaatccctaatttcttggaagcgactacgctcagaaattatatagtttttcgtggtagccttcttcgctccgaaactaaccctattttcttgttgtttttcaggatgaataacctgaacaagttgagcttcgctccactagagacaacgggcgcaggataccacaagtgggtccgtgatgtgcgccagcatcttaaggctgatgggatcctaagtacgatccaagagccaagtcaggacgtacgta
Coding sequences:
- the LOC112172122 gene encoding uncharacterized protein LOC112172122, with the protein product METNPKKTGTSGGEVLDGSDIMELVENKEVFSHFVDHKFEELDRDRDGQLSVNELQPAVADIGAALGLPVQGSSPDSDHIYSEVLNEFTHGKQEKVSKVEFKEVLSDILLGMAAGLKRDPIVILRIDGEDLLEYINGPTFEAEMVAAHSLIESAAGTLQDCIIKAFELLTVEQGMPPSSDPWVVSNIVEPALQSCAGPDWNKPVSQETFLVEFKKVAEHVAQLLREQHVIVAHSENTFDGSGIKRLLSNKFELDKTLNVAIETLPKDRTGKISKEYLRVALDAVAPSAGLPPLGAVEQMDKIVLDVFNLTNADDAKLLKEDEFKKILTEILGSIMLQLEGSPISVYSNSVVHEPLAAASTLLQVQPTT